A window of Canis lupus baileyi chromosome 3, mCanLup2.hap1, whole genome shotgun sequence genomic DNA:
ATCATGGACTATCTACTTTGGCCAACCCTGTTACTCACTGTGAGCAAGCCATTCCCAAGTTCCACTTGAGCTGTGTAGACACAGGAATGTGTGTATAACTCTGGCATCACATATACACACGCATATGCAGTAGCTTTCCTAGTTTTTTGGGGTGTGCTTTATTTATTCGCCCCGAAAAAGGAATTGAATTTCCCAGAACATTAAAAGAACTGCAGAGCTCCAAATCAAGGGCTTAAATATTGGGGTCTTCACAGAGCTACTCCAAACTTTCTgccctttaaattaaaaaaaaaagaagacaaagaaggagaagaaagcaggCAAAACCCTTAATCCCATAGTTAACTCTGATACGCTCTAAAAAGCGAGTCAAGTAGAAAATGTAACGGgaacattaaaaactaaaaaagtctAACATGAGACAAGAACAATGGGCCACCTTATGCTGCGGCCAGCCGAGGAATTCAAACATTTCGTCAGCAGGATTCCAGCCAACCTTCACACGCACTTTTATAAAGCTGGCCCAGGCTCTCCAGAGCAAGATGTGGCTGTGCAGTCTTCTTGCCTCTTAACTACTTCGCAGGAGCTGGCAAGGTGGTCATCAGACTTGCCCAGGAGCCATGGCAAAGAATGGACTTGTAATTTACCTCCTGGTTATCACCTTACTCCTGGACCAGACCACCAGCCACACATCCAAATTTAAAGCCAGGAAGCACAGCAAACGCCGAGTGAAAGGTAACGGGGCTTTTCAGTCCAGCAAAATTCTAGGCTTGCCCAGTGTGGGGAGGGACTGGGCAATGTTCATTTCCCAACTTCTCCAGGAGAACTATCTCTGGTGATAGTACATGCCACCGTGCGGATATGGCAACTCAGGGGACAGAGTGGCCTTTTAATTCTCTGGAACAGTTTGATATTTAAAGGAATCATGTGGCAGGCCTTTTTCTTAATAGAAAATGGTTTTGTATTGCATAGCCTTTGTCAAGTAAGCTTTGCCACGCAGAATGCTCTTCAGAGGGATATGTGGATATCCTGGATATGTGGATATCTGGTTTTTATGAGCAAGGGATCAAGTGGAATAGACTGATAATTAAAATAtactgtttcatttctatacataGTATAGctgttcaaatatatttctaagatAACTATAATCTTATTAAATGTGTAGTCAAAGATATAGACCATTTCGTCACTGGTTATCATGTAGGTGTATTTTCACACTTCTGACAATATAAGGACAGTCTATACTGCATGTTTAAGCTTTTTCATGTCGGAGAGAAACTGAAcctctttttaaacttaaaaatatttcaacatgcaAAGTTACATAGTGTTCGAAAACATTTTAATGCAATACTGAATCTCTAAGCAATCCTCAAATCTGAGCGGGTTGAACTGGGTTAacagacaaaaaaaggaaaaaacaggggtacctgggtggctcggtcagttaaacaaccaactcttggttttggctcaggtcatgatcccagggtcttgagatcgagccctgtgggctccatgctcagcagggagtcagcttggggattctctctccctctgccccttcccctgcccactctctctccttcaaataaataagtatatctttaagggggggcacctgggtggctcaggggttgagcgtctgcctttgactcaggctttgatcccggggtcctgggactgagtcccatattgggttttccgcagggagcctgcttctccctctgcctatgtctctgcctctctctgtgtctctcatgaatcagtaaataaaatcttttttaaaaaaaagagagagaaaaaaagaaaaaaacaaaccttgcAAAGAACAAAGATGATAGCAATTTATTTGGAATATGCTGAAACCATAGCAAGAGGGAAAAAGCATCAAGAGAGACAGAGTGATGTTTTATCTTATCCTCtgagtcattttcattttcttaccaGCGTATTTCAAGGTCAATATATATGATACTATttccttatcaattttatttcattagtaaTAAAACATACCAACAAAGTGCAAGCCTGGACTTGACACAGTGTGGACGGCTGGTGGGTAAAAAGGAGGCTTCTCTTGGTGTGTCATGTTTTGAATATAATGAAGTGCCCTGAAAAGGGGGCATTTATTTCTATGATTTAGATCTGATGCGAAGTTTCTTCAGTGGcatctttttcctttataaaatattaaacattctcGTTACCTCTTTTAAATAGAAGATTAAAATACTTCTTGTGAGTGATAAACTATATTGGTGAAGATGAGGGCAGGGAAGATACCGTGTGATGTGGTCTATTTTTACTGCTAGCATTTCTTCAGCTCTGGGAGGTAGAGGCAAAGCGGTGACCACCCAGTAGGGATGTGGGGAGGGATGTGAAGAGGAGATGTGTGTATGCTGTGGGCATGTTTCTGAAGTCATTCACTTCAGCACCAAGAGCTCCCCAACGCCACCCCCAACCACATGCAAGTGtgcacacatgcttttccctttttgctttttaactgaCGGGGCATACCTCTTCAACATCATCCTCCCAAGGGAATTTTTGTGAGTCTCCGCTATTAGGTCCAAGAAAGCGGACTCTACAGCTGTAAGGGAAGTAATAAGCCTAAACTTACCAAACGCTTCTCTCCCCACTAACGCACacgcttttaaaacattttaagcacCTGAGAATTTATGAAATCAAAagtgaaagccaaaaaaaaaagtgaaagccaTTTTTTCTCTCCCAGCCCTCTTCACAAAATTACTCACTATTACCTATTGGGAAATAATATTCCCAGAGTTTTTCTAATGCACAATTAAAACCTGTTTTTAACCGAATAAGAATTGGCTATTCATTTATCTCATCTATTGAATCTTGGATAACTATCAGTGTAAGGGATATATCAGTACTTTTAATGACCCTATGATATTCCACTGCATAGATGTGTCATGATTCATGTTATCTATTCTCTCTTGATGAACTTCTGTGTGGCTTCTAATCTATCTTTTTTGATCCAATGCCTCAGTGAACTGCTTTGTGTACCTATACTGACCCCATACGAGGAAGGGTGTTATGATACACCTCTAGAAAACTGCATGTTCAACACATTTTCCAACTGGTTCCCAAAATAATAGCATCAACCCACGTTGCTCCCATCTTCAGTGTATGAGAGTGACCATTCCCACATACTTTGACAACTTAACATTGAATCATCAGCTTAAGCTCTGTCAAGgtaaccaaaaaacaaaatatctctcttaatttgtatttctttaattgcTAAAAAGGTTGACACTTCTTTGGTTGTCAATGAGGTTGAAGGTATATTTCATATATCTACTGGTGATTTTCCaggaatttttttgtatttctataccGAAACTACTTTtggagaaaaacaataataaaatgaaagggaGTTTTTTGGTCTTTTACTCAAAATGTTAATTGGGTGACTTAGctcaaaaacaaaatttcccTGGCCTTTAATTCATAGGTCTCAACAAACTACGTGTTGCACAAAtgaatacaatttaatttttacattgaaGTAGTTATTCCCTGTATTCATTGTAGACAAAGCACATCCACATTTGTCACAAAGGTTAGAAGCAGAAGCCAAGCCACCTGGATAATGATTTCCATAATGATCTCCCAGGAGCCTAATATTATTCATGTCTTCATGGTAATTACAATACTTACAGCTTCCCTGTAGAGGCCGCATATTTATACAGAATGGAGCAGGAAGCTGAGAGGGAAGGGGGATGACATTGGTATGGCTGACAACTTGAAACTTGGAAGCAAGTCTTTAGTGGTCTTTGTGAACCAGGCCTCCAACAGTTGATGGTTTTCCATTCTGAATGTGCCCTTATATTTATTCTGGGTTGAATGGTCTCTTTGAGGAAATTCTTGGGTTATTATATTTCTGAGCTGAGCTATTGGATGCTTTCAAAAttggggtgacgggcactgggtgttattctgtatgttagtaaattgaacaccaataaaaaataaattaaaaaaaaaacaaaaacaaaattgatgtGCATTATCAAGTGAAACAAGAGGTGGGGTCCACCCCTGGATACAGCAGAAGGCATTCCTAACCCAATGTGGAAACACCTGGCTTGCAAATCACATGTTTAAGAGGATGATGAATCAACATCTGTGGATTTAGTATCGTGCTGAAAAATCCAGAGCAGAACACAGATTCCCCATAAGGCAAATAGATAATGAGGCAGATGGGGACAAACCATGCCAAACTTTAAGCATCTTCTCTGTCCAAGGCCATGTGCTTGGGATCAGGCAATTACTTTGCAGGAGCAGATCAGAAGGATATGAAAGCACAGAATTGGAGTAAAAGAGATTCAAATCCCGACCACACCTTATGAGCTGGCGGGCCTAAGGCAGGTTAATTCAGCTTCCTGTGCCTCTATTTCTTCTATGAACTGAGGATATTGAGAGTGTCTATTTCACAGGAATATTGAAAGAATTAAGCCCCTACTACACAGTGCATGatggcttttaatattttttgtcatttattatgGTTTATTATAATTCTTGCCTTTGAAGAGTTCAAACTGTCAATTTCTAAAACAGTCCCCATCAGTCCTAGaatcttgtttattcattcaactatgAACAGCTATTATACATCAAGCATTGTGTTAATCATCAGGAGCACTATGGACAGTAAGACACATcgaattaagtaaaaataattatagagaaAAGTTCTCCCAAGAAAAGTAAAGGCTCAAAGGAAGAGATCAGTCAGACAGATGCTAATATAGAGACAATCACCATAGAAGAGTTTTAGAAAAGATATTTCAGCTCAGTGAGGAGATGGACAAGAACTGGAGCaagagtgttccaggcaggaGGAACCCAAAAGAGTGGATCCCAAGATGACATACCTCGCTCTAAGATGCTCTGAAAGTCAACAAGTCTGATGCCTGATAGGGGGAGAGTCCCACAAAATGGGGCTGGAGAGGTATAGCAGCCCTGTCTCAGAGAAGGACCATTTAGTACAATTACCACGACCAACTTCTTATGAATCTTCTTGACCAACTTACTTTCATGCATTAATTTCCATGTACACTTGGCCCAGTTTCATGAAAACCACCCTCACCTTAGATTGTCAGCTTAGATTCTGGGTtccaaaactttattttatttttatcttattttaatcatGCTTTCCATTCCTCCTACCCTACCCCACCCTAAAATATCCCCAGAAAAGGATGGAGACCTGAAGACTCAAGTTGAAAAGCTCTGGAGAGAAGTCAATGCCCTGAAGGAAATGCAAGCCCTACAGACAGGTAAGACCCAACGTATCAGGACTTTGTCTCaaaagacagaggaaaagaaatcatgATTTTCCAGCAATTCAAACTATACCCACAATACATGTCAAGTTCTAAGTGACACTCTTTAAAAGAGACATTTTCAAACCGAGGATACCTGGGTTGCCCAGTTGGTTAAGAACCTGacccttggtttcggctcaggtcatgagctcacaGTCATGAcatccgcattgggctccacactcagtcaGCAGAGTATGCACAaggttttctctcttcctttccctctgcccctccccacctcaaacaaacaaacaaacaaacaaacaaacaaacgaatgaatctttacaaaaagagagagattgacaAGCCAGAGAGGTATCCAGGAGAAAGGATCCAAAAGCTGGGGAGACAATTGTTTTGGGAAATCAGCTTGATTTTCCACTCCCTTCTCCTATATATAGGtggtatagaaataaaaataggcatctgaataatgcattttaaaagtttGTCCATAACTCTTCTCTAATagtcaatgaaacagaattgaagCAAATATTCATTGGTGAAGATACTTAGCATTCATTAGATGTTTACTAAGTGCCCACTGGGAGATCTGCTGAGGTTCAACTAAACACGGGATCACAGGACTCAGTCTGACCACATGGAGGACCAGATGCAAATGGAAAGCCATTGGTTAGAAGCACAGCTTGGCATTCCTCTTTACAAAGGAGTAGAGCTCCCAACAGCCTATGCAGCTATACACCTGTCTTCCAGGAGTTACCCTCCTTGGCTCCCACGGGCTAAGGAAAAGAGAGCCACACTGGGTGGGTTCAAGAATAGCCCTTGCTCACAAGAGTTATACCTCCAGGATCCAACACCTCACATAGCAACTCCAAAAGCAGAACTTCAAGGGTCCTGCGAGAGACCTGTCCAATTATAAGAGTTACTGCTTTTAGGGAAGACTAAAGTTATGGCTTTCCATCAAGGATTTATAACTCCCAGGCCAGCTTTGTGTTACCAGTTCAAGGTCATTTTTACCACAAGCAACTTTGCCTAGTCATACTGGTGACATATTCCATTTATCAGGTTTCCAGGAAGAGAATACAAAAGCCAAAGGAAGATTAAATGCCCATGAGGAAGGCAAAAGAGTTTTATTAATGCCTTGCCCACAGCTGGGCACTTTAAATACATTACAAACATTAAAACATTAGTCCTCCAACAATTTATGAGATAGGTACCATTatgattatcctcattttatagatgagaaaacggaggcataaataaataagtattttctcCAACAATTACACACCTAGTAAATGTCAGAGTCTGGTTCTCCAGACTTTGCCCTAAAACTATCTTTATGTTTGGTTTATCCTGAATAACCTAAACAATATTACCAGGGCTGAGTTACCTGCATAATAAAACCACTTTATTTCCATATGTCAATTCagactcttgtttttgtttgttttcttaaataattatgaaatactaATACTTTAGTTCCAAAAGTTCCAAAGAAAGCAGCATACAATAGAGCTACACAAAGAAACAAGCATGTGTATATCAAAGCAGCATGAAACTAAAAATGCCTTGAGGGTGGGACAGACCTGAGTTCATGTAGTTATGATCTTATATGCTACATAAGTTGCATTTTTACACACAAAGTCGTTATAAGTAACAACTTCTATTAGGCCTCAATATCCTGATATGTAAAggtgagagaaataaaatctcaCTTTATGGGATTATTGTGATTATTACATTAGTTCATTATTATAAAGTGCTTGGCACAAGGTCTGACACATACAAAATCtccaataaatgttaatttataattATGATCACACATCACTATAATTAATAGTAATATTAACTACTATTTTCCAAGTCCAATCCTGGATGTATAATACTAAAAAAACATTAATATACCAAATTTCACATCTTTACAGTCTGTCTCCGAGGCACAAAAGTTCACAAGAAATGCTACCTTGCTTCAGAAGGTTTGAAGCACTTCCATGAAGCCAATGAAGACTGCATCTCCAAGGGAGGAACCTTGGTTATCCCCAGAAACTCTGACGAAATCAATGCCCTCCGAGACTATGGTAAAAGAAGCCTGCCAGGTGTCAATGACTTTTGGCTGGGCATCAATGACATGGTCACAGAGGGCAAGTTTGTTGATGTCCATGGAGTCACCATCTCCTTCCTCAACTGGGACCACGCACAGCCTAATGGCGGTAAGCGTGAAAACTGTGCCCTGTTCTCCCAGTCAGCTCAGGGCAAATGGAGTGATGAGGTCTGTCGTAGCACCAAGAGGTACATATGTGAATTTATTATCCCTTAATAGACCCTTCTCAAAAATGCAAGATTGATCACGATTTACAGGCTGATGGTTCACAAGAGTAAGTCAGAATTGTCACATGGGCTTCTTTTGTGTCCACAGGTAAACACGAGTCAGCCAATTTTGCTACCACATTTCACTGTGATTTTGCTCTCTTTGGAGTATAGGAGGTCAGAAATAATGATCCAGCTATGTGCACAATGTTAATGTGGCTTCTGCAAAATGGGCTATCTAATCCTTCCCACTTTCCTAGGCCCTCTCCTTTGTACAGAAACCAGGTCTGTTAAAAACACAACAGCTACCTGGAAGATTTTCTCTTGGAAGTTTATATTTGATTGATGAGCATTCtctaaatcagaaattctgggagcAATATAACCTAGAAACCTCTTAGTCTGATGCCCAATCTGTTCCAACCCAGTCATAGCATTTTGCTAGCCCATAAACCTTTCTGAGTCATTGCATCCCCTGGTGGGACCTGCATCCTGTCTGCCACATCAGAACATGGATATCTCAGAAATGTTCTGatttaactttgttttcttcatgacCCTCTTCCTCCACCATATACACACCCTGATTTTGAAAATGCCCGGTCCAGTCCTGAAAGGGAATGATAAAACAGGATATTTGGTCAATTTGTAGTCCCAGAATTACATTACTATTTCTGACTTGAATAGGTAACACTAAAGCAAACTGTATGGgaaaataaagtaggaaaaaaatatgtttactttTCCCTTGCTTTAGTATCCTTATCCTCCTAGATGAAATTGAGGGTTGATATTATATATGTCAGTTTCCTTTACATACTTTATGTACTTATATATGTGTAAACAAGCATATATTGAAGTCTATTAGGGGCAATCTACCTTTGGAGGTTGAACATTggatttaaataatattattttggaGTCATACATCTATGCAATATTTTATTCTGTCAAATGCTATTTCCATTAAATAGTTTAACTAGATtgtataaaataactttattgcCTAACATGAAATTACAAAGCTTAGGCATAGGGGAAATGGGCTTTTTAGAAGCCAGGAATTCTAAGTATATTCTGTTCttcaaataaatgtcattttcttctttaaatattgaaTATGTTTTATGAACAATATCTTTCTTTGCAAACTCGAATTACATGTGCTTGGaattaagttttagtttttttcactGCACAATAATAAAGCCTGAGTTCTGATCGACGTGGATGTATTTGGATGTTGATTAGTTATTCAAACTACGTTAGTTTATATCAAACTTGGCACAATTTGAGGGGAGGAAATACCCTAGATCTGATCGAACTGGTGATTTAGATATCTTAGGAGAATAATTTTATGTGACAATAAAGAGGTAGTCTGAAGAGAGgaggagaatattaaaaagaaagttgtaCCTACAGTTGTTTTTGGTAGGCCCTGACCCATCCCCTATTCCAACACAGTAGAATTCCCCACAAAGATTATGACAATAATGAAATTAATAGACATTGATGGTAGTAAAATCTCATCATACTCCAGGTATTGTGccaaattttatataattctcATTAATCTCTATAACAAACCTGGGTATTAGGCTCtagaattatttcatttcatagaaagaagaacaaactgaGAAAAGAGAGATACTAACTtgtcccacatcacactccagGAAGTAGTGGAATTGTGTCCAGAACCCAAAAAGTTGACTCAGATCCTACTTCTTTGGCAACTATGGAAGAACTGTGACAATGTCAAGGCTGTTCAAGTAGGCAATGGAAGTGGACTCTAATCCATTCTCCCAGTTTCTGTCAGTTGGGATAACATTTTGGGCAAACAGCTGACCTTGGTAAGGCATTCAGTCTGAGGTTGTTTCAAAAGGGTAAATAAAGACAACCAGGGTTCATACAAGTCTGTGTCAGAGTTTGGGTCTCCAGGAGATGGGGCATATAGCTAAGATGATCCTTCTTCCGAGTACTCCAACCAGAAAGATCAAAATAAGCTTAATTCAAAAGAACAGATGAAGGTTAGTGAGGGGAAATCACGAGATTAGCATGAGGAAGAGCAGATGGATGGGAGACAAAGCAAACTGGAAAGAGTAGATTAAGAAATTATCTGGTTTGCCCAGAGCCGAACTCATGACCTCGACTTTACTATTTGGCCAACAAATTATCCAAAAACCATACCCACAGATTCAATAACCTAGATTTCCCTTTAGTCTATTTTGCCTTTTGGATACTATTTTGCAAACAATTGATCTTCAGGCAAGATTAATAAATAGGTCTTAACTCTTaggtcaatttttcttttttttttttaagattttatttatttattcatgagaaacacagagagaggcagagacataggcattgggagaagcaggctccatgcagggagctcaatgtgggactcaatcccaggaccgtgggctcatgccctgaaccaaaggcaggtgctcaactactgagccacccaggtgtcccatcttaGGCCaatttttctgtctccatgaaaGTTACCAGACTAGGCACAGAATGTAGACAAACATCCTGAAGCTTGGTGGAAATAGTGCCCTAAGCAATTAGTAATGTCTCTCACAAGCTCATGGTACGAGAACATCAACATTTACCAACATTGTCATCCCTAGGGTAAACACTTGGCTTCCTGAACATATCAATTATAAGCCAAGCCCAATGGTTAAAGTCCTACAAGCCTTCCAGGAAGCTGATTTTAATCTATAGAGCAGTGCTTCTTAAACTTTCTTGTGCTTACAAATCATCTGGGAAACTTGTTAAATTGCAGAtcctgagggtctgggctgaggccCTAGATTCTGGATTTCTAAAAGCTTACAGTTGAAACCAAGAGTACGAGATCACACACCATGATCTGAGAGCAAGAGCCTAAAGCTTTAGTTACTTGCCCAGAGACAGTCTCAGATGGACTCCTGCAAGTTTACTTTTCTTTAACTCAAATGTCAAAGGTAAGACCTGCAGTTCATCTGAATGAAGAATAATACTGAGAGCAATTTTTCTACCTACCACAGATGCCGCTATCCATATCATTAAATGAGGTACAAGGTAAAAATCAATTAGTTAAAGGAAATATCAATAAGAGAGGCTGGAATTCATGATGTGAAGGAAGACTTACTGCAATGAtcaatgatttctttctcttccctagcACTGCTGAATAGCATttcttaaactaaaaataaagagaattaaagTCTTTCCTGCTTTCAGAGTAGTGAAACCTAATCATATTCTCACCAAATAAAACACATGTAATGAATGAAGAAGCCTACAAATTCAGCTAGTcaattagctcatttaatctaaTGTCAGAAATTCAGAGGATAGCTACTAACTATAAAGTACTTCGCTAGGTAATATTGGAGAGACAGAAAAGTGAATTATGGTTCCTAAACTCAAGGATATAACAACATGGCACATAGGAAGAGAGCAAGACTGACTACTCATTGGAgtctaagaagaaaatattagtacCTCTATTTATATATGGAAGTAAGTGGACTATAGTTTACTACTATGTAGTTTTGcctaaattgaacaccataaaatgGTCGGTGATTTAAATAAGTTTTTGCACAGAAACACCAAATTGAATTTATGCtaatgatgaaaaacaaaaacaaaaacaaaaacacatgcacacatatgagCAAGCACAGCTGACAATTCTACTCCTAGTGTGATTGGTTCAAAGAAGCATACAGAGCCCCAGCAAAGCAATTAGAATCTTTTCCAGGGGCTGCCCTCTGACATGGGGGCAATGAAACTCTTTCTGTTGGAAATGTTAAATTGGGGCAAAGTCAATTTAGGGCTTCTGGCAGGACTCTTCCCTTCCAGTTGGATGCAACATGCAGAATGAAGGAAAGCAAAGATAAGCAGTAATGAGAAATGATGAGAAGGGGAAGAGTAGAGGAAACAAGCGCATGAAGGTGTGTATGTTCACACAGTGAGgactttgtcatttctaaagTCCTGGTTTCTGCTTCTGTAAATTCTATGAGCTATTTCAATTCCTTCAAGCTACACAAGACAAGTTATCTTTTCCATTTGGGCTAGTTTTTATTGCCATATCAGCCAGGATAGGCTAGGTTATGATCTCACAGAGTTTACATCTAGAtaggcaaaacatttttttaaagattttatttatttattcatgagagacacagagaggcagagacataggcagagggagaagcaagctccatgcagggagcccaatgtgggactcgatcccaggactccaggatcacaccctgggctggaggctgatgctcaactgctgagccccccaggtgtccctagcttgtcaaaacagaacaaacatgcaaaaaaacaaaacaaagtcatttctgaaaatgatataaaaaatgtggaaagacTGACATGACAAAATGGCATAATGAAATggcataataaaaatagtaacagaagaaaataaaacagggagaCAAAAGATGGAGTGACTAGAGAGAGCAATATTAGACATGATCAACCCTTTCTGATACAGCTCTCTCTCCATTGAGAGACAGACTAGAAAAGAAAGCCATCTTACAATCAACAAGGCAAAAATCCAAGAAAGAGAGACCCTGAGAGAAGTGAGTTACTGCAAACCACCCAGCAAGCCATGGACAGGGCAGGGACTAGAATTCAGTTTTCTGTCTTCGAATGCAGAGCCTAGAACATGGTAGCCTAGTTCGAAGTCAGATAAGGTCATGTGACTTAGAGTCAAAAGACCCAGATTCCATACTTAAGACATACGGGACTCCCGGTAAGAATAAATTTTGGGGCCCCCCACTCCTCATCTATCAGTAGGAATGATAGAGCATTCCAGGACAGTGAGGTAAAATTTGCAAATACAATTTATGAGAAAGCAAATATCCTAGACATGGAACCTTTATAGTTTTGttgcattataaaaataaaacacctcaTCATaggaaaaaagattgaaatatagaaaagacatttta
This region includes:
- the CLEC3A gene encoding C-type lectin domain family 3 member A, whose protein sequence is MAKNGLVIYLLVITLLLDQTTSHTSKFKARKHSKRRVKEKDGDLKTQVEKLWREVNALKEMQALQTVCLRGTKVHKKCYLASEGLKHFHEANEDCISKGGTLVIPRNSDEINALRDYGKRSLPGVNDFWLGINDMVTEGKFVDVHGVTISFLNWDHAQPNGGKRENCALFSQSAQGKWSDEVCRSTKRYICEFIIP